A window of the Flavobacterium sangjuense genome harbors these coding sequences:
- a CDS encoding SIR2 family NAD-dependent protein deacylase: MKKKLVVLTGAGISAESGLKTFRDADGLWEGHNVMDVASPEGWHRNKELVLDFYNQRRRQLQEVKPNQGHIVLAELEKDFDVHIITQNVDNLHEQAGSSKVLHLHGELLKVRSTKNEDYILDWKHDLVLGDVDDKGHQLRPHIVWFGEMVSALEEAVNITEQADYVAVIGTSLQVYPAASLMHYANSNTKVFYIDPRPASINNLQNPLEVIAMNATDGVPLLREKLSNLK; this comes from the coding sequence ATGAAAAAGAAGCTAGTCGTTTTAACCGGTGCCGGGATTTCTGCAGAAAGCGGTCTCAAAACATTCCGTGATGCTGACGGACTTTGGGAAGGTCATAATGTTATGGATGTCGCTTCGCCCGAAGGTTGGCATCGAAACAAGGAATTGGTTTTAGATTTCTATAACCAACGCCGAAGACAATTGCAGGAAGTTAAGCCAAATCAAGGGCATATAGTGTTAGCTGAATTGGAAAAAGATTTTGATGTCCATATTATCACGCAGAATGTAGACAATCTCCACGAACAAGCCGGAAGTTCAAAAGTTTTGCATTTGCATGGCGAATTATTAAAAGTACGAAGTACCAAAAATGAAGACTATATTTTAGATTGGAAACATGATTTGGTTCTTGGCGATGTTGATGATAAAGGCCATCAATTGAGGCCACATATTGTTTGGTTTGGCGAAATGGTTTCTGCTTTAGAAGAAGCTGTAAATATCACAGAACAAGCGGACTATGTAGCTGTTATTGGCACATCACTTCAAGTTTATCCGGCAGCAAGTTTGATGCATTATGCGAATTCAAATACCAAGGTTTTTTATATTGACCCAAGACCGGCAAGCATCAATAATTTGCAAAATCCGTTAGAAGTTATTGCTATGAATGCTACTGATGGCGTTCCGTTATTAAGAGAAAAGTTATCGAATTTAAAGTAA
- a CDS encoding outer membrane beta-barrel protein — MKTTTTILKKNFFQIAGFCLLAIYAANAQEGTTILPGTTFAGSADFYYKYDFAEVDNSYTSFTHSHDSYEIGMASIEASHKLGKASVFVDLGFGSRASEFTYNDAATTFMIKQMYVTYDFTPSFKVTAGSFGTHIGYELLDAVDNKNYSMSYAFTNGPFFNTGVKAQYTSGKYSFMAGITNPTDFKTAGEAGSKNKTFIGQIGYVADKGSAYFNFTSGSANPASDKNKTQFDLVASRKLNAKLTLGFNGTYAMVEDDIDSDLDANWFSLVGYLNYTLKGKWSLAYRLEYFDDKDGAIYGAMPSIIGNTLSFNYKEGNFTFIPEIRFDSSSEDIFSKKDGTATGSSAFILLATTYSF; from the coding sequence ATGAAAACAACTACAACAATTTTAAAGAAGAACTTTTTTCAAATAGCCGGTTTTTGCCTATTGGCGATATATGCCGCAAATGCACAAGAAGGCACAACAATTTTACCTGGAACTACTTTCGCTGGGTCAGCCGATTTCTATTATAAATATGACTTTGCAGAAGTAGATAACAGCTATACCAGTTTTACACATTCTCACGATTCCTATGAAATTGGAATGGCTTCAATTGAAGCTTCTCATAAATTAGGAAAGGCCTCTGTATTTGTTGATTTAGGTTTTGGCTCAAGAGCAAGTGAATTTACATACAACGACGCAGCCACTACTTTTATGATTAAACAAATGTATGTCACCTATGATTTCACACCTAGTTTTAAAGTAACAGCCGGTAGTTTTGGAACTCACATCGGATACGAATTATTAGACGCCGTTGATAATAAAAACTACAGTATGTCTTATGCTTTTACAAACGGGCCATTTTTCAACACAGGAGTTAAAGCGCAATATACCTCTGGAAAGTATAGCTTTATGGCCGGAATTACTAACCCAACTGATTTTAAAACTGCTGGTGAGGCGGGATCAAAAAATAAAACTTTTATTGGTCAAATTGGTTATGTTGCAGACAAAGGTAGTGCTTACTTTAATTTCACTTCTGGAAGTGCAAATCCTGCATCAGATAAAAACAAAACCCAATTTGATTTGGTTGCCAGTAGAAAGTTAAATGCTAAATTGACTTTGGGCTTTAATGGTACTTATGCTATGGTTGAGGATGACATTGATAGTGATCTTGATGCTAACTGGTTTTCACTTGTAGGCTATCTAAACTATACCTTAAAAGGCAAATGGAGTTTGGCCTATAGATTAGAGTATTTTGATGACAAAGATGGGGCTATTTATGGAGCAATGCCAAGCATAATAGGCAATACACTTTCTTTTAATTATAAAGAAGGGAACTTTACTTTTATTCCGGAAATCAGATTTGATTCATCATCAGAAGATATTTTCAGCAAGAAAGATGGTACTGCAACAGGTTCTTCTGCTTTTATTTTATTAGCAACAACCTATTCTTTTTAA
- the purB gene encoding adenylosuccinate lyase, with translation MSLTPLNAVSPIDGRYRSKTKSLSNYFSEEALIKYRVLVEVEYFIALCEANLPQLKGVNPSVFDSLRNLYKNFTAEDAQWIKDTEKITNHDVKAVEYFIKEKFEALGLSQYKEFIHFGLTSQDINNTAIPLSTKEAFQEVYLKSLIALVAKLKELAMEWNDIPMLARTHGQPASPTRLGKEILVFVERLEEQMRLLFNIPFAAKFGGATGNFNAHHVAYPNVDWKQFGTTFVEDTLGLQHSFPTTQIEHYDHFAAFFDALKRINNIVIDLDRDIWTYVSMEYFKQKIKAGEIGSSAMPHKVNPIDFENSEGNLGIANAIFEHLSAKLPISRLQRDLTDSTVLRNIGVPMGHTLIAFDAALKGLNKLLLNESKFAEDLEKNWAVVAEAIQTILRREGYPNPYEALKGLTRTNSVIDKKAIHDFIGTLEVSDSIKAELLQITPSNYTGI, from the coding sequence ATGTCACTAACACCATTAAACGCCGTTTCTCCTATTGACGGAAGATATAGAAGTAAAACCAAATCACTTTCCAATTATTTTTCTGAAGAAGCTCTAATAAAATACAGAGTTTTAGTTGAAGTTGAATATTTTATAGCCTTATGCGAAGCTAATTTACCACAGCTAAAAGGAGTAAACCCAAGCGTTTTTGATAGTCTGCGTAATCTCTATAAAAACTTTACTGCCGAAGATGCGCAATGGATAAAAGACACTGAAAAAATCACTAACCACGATGTAAAAGCGGTAGAATATTTCATTAAAGAAAAATTTGAAGCCTTAGGATTGTCACAATACAAAGAGTTTATTCATTTTGGTTTAACCTCACAAGACATAAACAATACAGCGATTCCTTTATCTACAAAAGAAGCTTTTCAGGAAGTGTATTTGAAGTCATTAATTGCATTGGTAGCAAAACTAAAAGAACTGGCGATGGAGTGGAACGACATTCCAATGTTGGCCAGAACACATGGACAGCCAGCTTCTCCAACACGCTTAGGAAAAGAGATTTTAGTTTTTGTAGAACGTTTGGAAGAGCAGATGCGTTTGTTGTTTAATATTCCGTTTGCCGCTAAGTTTGGTGGTGCTACCGGGAATTTTAATGCGCATCATGTAGCCTATCCAAATGTAGACTGGAAACAATTTGGTACCACTTTCGTGGAAGATACACTCGGATTGCAACATTCTTTTCCAACCACACAAATAGAGCATTACGACCACTTTGCAGCTTTTTTTGATGCGCTAAAAAGAATAAACAATATTGTCATTGACTTAGACAGAGACATCTGGACGTATGTTTCGATGGAGTATTTCAAACAAAAAATCAAAGCAGGTGAAATTGGTTCATCAGCCATGCCACATAAAGTAAACCCAATTGATTTCGAAAACTCCGAAGGAAACTTAGGTATTGCCAATGCTATTTTTGAGCATCTTTCGGCCAAACTGCCAATTTCAAGATTGCAGCGTGACTTGACTGACAGCACGGTTTTAAGAAACATCGGTGTTCCGATGGGACATACGTTGATAGCTTTTGACGCTGCTTTGAAAGGATTGAATAAATTGTTATTAAATGAATCAAAATTTGCTGAAGATTTAGAAAAAAACTGGGCAGTTGTTGCCGAAGCTATTCAAACCATTTTAAGAAGAGAAGGGTATCCAAATCCGTATGAGGCTTTGAAAGGGTTGACCAGAACTAATTCAGTTATTGATAAAAAAGCGATCCACGATTTTATAGGAACATTAGAAGTTTCAGATTCAATTAAAGCTGAATTGCTTCAAATCACTCCAAGCAATTATACCGGAATTTAA
- a CDS encoding TrmH family RNA methyltransferase yields the protein MIDLDYLTYLEGFLTDNRKERFETVLANRTNHFTIAVEDVFQFHNTSAVMRSCEVFGIQEINIVEQRFGKNIDKEIAMGAQKWVDINKFENISNCIQTLKKKGYQIIATTPHNDSCLLHEFDVTKKSALFFGTEKEGLSEEVMNQADGYLKIPMVGFTESLNISVSAAIIIQDITTRLRQSDVNWQLTEEELLEKRLLWAKNTIKDIKRIEARYYENRPLR from the coding sequence ATGATTGACCTAGATTACCTCACCTATCTCGAAGGATTTTTAACTGACAACCGTAAAGAACGCTTTGAAACTGTGTTGGCAAACAGAACCAATCATTTTACCATTGCGGTAGAAGATGTATTTCAGTTTCACAATACGAGTGCGGTGATGCGCAGTTGCGAAGTTTTTGGAATCCAGGAAATTAATATAGTGGAGCAGCGTTTTGGTAAAAACATCGATAAAGAAATTGCTATGGGCGCACAAAAATGGGTCGATATCAATAAGTTTGAAAACATTTCTAATTGCATTCAAACACTAAAAAAAAAAGGTTATCAAATCATAGCTACTACTCCGCATAACGATTCGTGCTTGCTGCATGAATTTGATGTAACCAAAAAGAGCGCTTTATTTTTTGGTACCGAAAAAGAAGGATTATCAGAAGAAGTAATGAATCAGGCAGATGGTTATTTAAAAATTCCAATGGTTGGTTTTACGGAAAGTCTGAATATATCCGTTTCGGCAGCTATTATTATTCAGGATATCACCACTCGCCTGCGCCAATCTGATGTAAACTGGCAGCTTACAGAAGAAGAATTGCTTGAAAAGCGCTTGCTTTGGGCAAAAAATACTATTAAGGATATTAAGCGGATTGAAGCGAGGTATTATGAGAATAGACCACTTCGTTGA
- a CDS encoding non-canonical purine NTP diphosphatase yields MQLVFASNNKNKIKEIQLLLPQSIQILSLEDIGCIEEIPETADTIEGNAILKANYVTQKFGYNCFADDTGLEVEALNGEPGVYSARYAGEQKDANDNMDKLLLNLKNKSNRSAQFKTVITLNLNGKQTLFTGIIKGKIIEEKNGTNGFGYDPIFVADGYDKTFAELTIEEKSTISHRGLAVKKLVEFLK; encoded by the coding sequence ATGCAACTCGTCTTTGCTTCCAATAACAAAAATAAAATCAAAGAAATTCAATTGTTACTTCCGCAATCTATTCAAATTCTGAGTTTGGAAGATATAGGTTGCATTGAAGAAATTCCAGAAACTGCTGATACAATTGAAGGTAACGCTATTCTCAAAGCGAATTATGTTACCCAAAAGTTTGGTTACAATTGCTTTGCAGATGATACTGGTTTGGAAGTCGAAGCTTTGAACGGTGAACCTGGTGTTTATTCGGCTCGTTATGCAGGTGAACAAAAAGATGCCAATGATAATATGGATAAATTGTTATTGAATTTAAAAAATAAATCCAATAGATCTGCCCAATTCAAAACAGTTATTACTTTAAACCTTAACGGAAAACAAACCCTTTTTACAGGCATTATCAAAGGAAAAATCATTGAAGAAAAAAATGGAACCAATGGCTTTGGTTACGATCCAATTTTTGTTGCCGATGGTTATGATAAAACCTTTGCCGAGTTGACGATAGAGGAGAAGTCAACTATCAGTCATCGTGGTTTAGCTGTCAAAAAATTGGTTGAGTTTCTCAAGTAA
- a CDS encoding DEAD/DEAH box helicase: MNKFEQLGLNESLLLAIKDLGFENPSEVQEKAIPVLLEQNTDLVALAQTGTGKTAAFGFPLIQKIDAEDRSTQALILSPTRELCLQITNEIKQYSKYVKGLHTVAVYGGASITEQAREIKRGAQVIVATPGRMQDMINRGLVNIKNINFCILDEADEMLNMGFYDDIVSILSDTPDEKNTWLFSATMPAEVARIAKKFMHEPAEITVGHKNSGSATVSHEFYCVNARDRYEALKRLADANPDIFSVVFCRTKRDTQAVAEKLIEDGYSAAALHGDLSQAQRDGVMKSFRGRQIQMLVATDVAARGIDVDNITHVVNYQLPDEIETYNHRSGRTGRAGKLGTSIVIITKSELRKISSIERIIQQKFQEKTIPSGIEICEIQLLHLANKIKDTEVDHEIDNYLPAINEVLDGLSKEELIKKMVSVEFNRFIAYYKKKRDISGEGGERSERSSEPREIRAGDPVRYFVNIGSRDDFDWMQLKDFLKETLDLGRDDVFKVDVKEGFSFFNTDGEHTEKVMSILNGFDMNGRRINVEISKNDGGSRERRDHNGRSSGGFRGDRNSGGERRSSGGGSFGPRKEGGFRSDRNDAPRGERSDKPRREGGFNRDSAAPKRAPGSFQREERAPRRSSENNDRPAGRSFEAAKSRRPRKS; the protein is encoded by the coding sequence ATGAATAAATTTGAACAATTAGGTCTGAATGAGTCGTTACTGCTGGCGATCAAAGATCTAGGATTTGAGAATCCGTCAGAAGTGCAGGAAAAGGCTATTCCGGTTTTATTGGAACAAAACACAGACTTAGTAGCTTTAGCACAAACAGGAACAGGGAAAACGGCAGCTTTTGGTTTTCCACTAATTCAAAAAATTGATGCCGAAGACAGAAGTACTCAAGCGTTAATTTTATCCCCAACGCGTGAGCTTTGCTTACAAATCACCAACGAGATTAAACAATACTCAAAATATGTAAAAGGTTTACATACAGTGGCAGTTTATGGTGGTGCAAGCATTACAGAACAAGCCAGAGAGATTAAACGCGGAGCACAAGTAATTGTGGCAACTCCGGGTAGAATGCAGGACATGATTAATCGTGGTCTTGTGAACATTAAAAACATTAATTTCTGTATTCTTGACGAAGCAGATGAGATGTTAAACATGGGTTTTTATGATGATATCGTTTCGATCTTATCTGATACTCCGGACGAAAAAAACACTTGGTTATTCTCGGCAACAATGCCTGCGGAAGTAGCGCGTATTGCTAAGAAATTCATGCATGAACCGGCTGAAATTACAGTTGGACATAAAAACTCAGGTTCGGCTACAGTGTCACACGAATTTTACTGTGTGAATGCACGTGACCGTTACGAAGCTTTGAAAAGATTGGCTGATGCGAATCCGGACATCTTCTCAGTAGTTTTTTGTAGAACAAAACGTGATACACAAGCGGTTGCTGAAAAGTTAATCGAAGATGGATACAGTGCCGCGGCATTGCACGGAGATTTATCTCAGGCGCAACGTGATGGTGTAATGAAATCTTTCCGTGGCCGTCAAATTCAAATGCTTGTTGCAACTGACGTTGCGGCACGTGGAATTGACGTTGATAATATTACACACGTAGTAAACTATCAATTGCCTGACGAAATTGAAACTTACAATCACCGTTCAGGAAGAACAGGAAGAGCCGGTAAATTAGGAACTTCTATCGTAATCATCACTAAAAGTGAGTTGCGCAAGATTTCTTCAATCGAAAGAATCATCCAACAAAAATTCCAGGAAAAAACAATTCCAAGTGGAATTGAAATCTGTGAAATCCAATTATTGCACTTAGCTAATAAAATTAAGGATACCGAAGTTGACCACGAAATAGACAACTATTTACCGGCAATCAACGAAGTTCTTGATGGTTTATCAAAAGAGGAACTAATCAAGAAAATGGTTTCTGTTGAATTCAACCGATTTATCGCTTACTACAAAAAGAAACGCGACATATCTGGTGAAGGTGGAGAAAGAAGCGAAAGAAGTTCAGAGCCGAGAGAAATCAGAGCCGGAGATCCAGTTCGTTATTTCGTAAACATTGGTTCAAGAGACGATTTCGATTGGATGCAATTGAAAGATTTCTTAAAAGAAACACTTGATTTAGGTCGTGATGACGTATTTAAAGTGGATGTAAAAGAAGGTTTCTCTTTCTTTAATACTGATGGTGAACATACTGAAAAAGTAATGTCAATTCTTAACGGATTTGATATGAATGGAAGACGTATCAACGTTGAGATTTCTAAAAACGACGGTGGAAGCCGTGAAAGACGTGACCATAACGGAAGAAGTTCTGGTGGTTTCAGAGGTGATAGAAATTCTGGTGGAGAAAGAAGAAGTTCTGGTGGTGGAAGTTTCGGCCCGAGAAAAGAAGGCGGATTCAGAAGCGACAGAAACGATGCTCCAAGAGGTGAACGTTCTGACAAACCAAGAAGAGAAGGTGGTTTCAATCGTGATAGCGCAGCTCCAAAAAGAGCGCCAGGTTCTTTTCAAAGAGAAGAAAGAGCGCCAAGACGTTCTTCTGAAAACAATGACAGACCAGCAGGTCGTTCATTTGAAGCTGCTAAAAGCAGAAGACCAAGAAAAAGCTAA
- a CDS encoding carboxypeptidase-like regulatory domain-containing protein, whose amino-acid sequence MRYFTILLFFIFSSSAIAQVNPISQKVTGTIVNDNTLLPISNVNVININKVKGVTTDVKGYFELEVSVNDTLHIALLGYQSLRVRVTNDWLKNGTAKLLLTEKAIALEEVIVKKYDLTGYLEIDSKLIPEKENYRYSISGLPQGYETGDTSPGAFTRVLGSIFNPADMLYNFFGKKSNELKKLKQMKKDDTVRNLLESKFDRETLGVLLGIDKKEIAEILTRCSYSEEFIKTANDLQIMDAISECYEQYKVLKKK is encoded by the coding sequence ATGAGATATTTTACAATTTTACTTTTCTTTATATTTTCTTCAAGTGCCATCGCGCAAGTCAATCCGATATCGCAAAAAGTTACAGGAACAATTGTCAACGATAATACATTATTGCCAATTTCCAATGTAAACGTTATTAATATAAACAAAGTAAAAGGCGTTACTACTGATGTTAAAGGTTACTTTGAATTGGAAGTAAGTGTTAATGATACGCTGCACATCGCTTTGCTGGGTTATCAATCATTGAGAGTAAGGGTAACCAATGACTGGCTTAAAAATGGTACGGCCAAATTATTGCTGACTGAAAAAGCTATTGCTTTGGAAGAAGTTATTGTCAAAAAATATGACTTAACAGGTTATCTTGAAATCGATTCAAAGCTTATTCCCGAAAAAGAAAATTACCGTTACAGTATTTCAGGTTTGCCACAAGGATATGAAACAGGAGATACTTCGCCCGGAGCTTTTACGAGAGTTTTAGGTTCTATTTTCAACCCCGCGGATATGCTGTATAATTTCTTTGGTAAGAAGTCCAATGAGCTCAAGAAACTCAAACAGATGAAAAAGGACGATACCGTTAGAAATCTGTTAGAATCTAAGTTTGACAGGGAAACGCTTGGTGTGCTTCTTGGTATTGATAAAAAAGAAATTGCAGAAATCTTAACGCGTTGCAGCTACTCGGAAGAGTTTATCAAAACTGCAAACGATTTGCAAATTATGGATGCCATCAGCGAATGCTATGAGCAATACAAAGTGTTGAAGAAGAAATAG